The stretch of DNA AATGGCGAGTCGTGTGAAGATGCAGATTTTTCTTCTGTAGGCATTGAATACAAGTGCATTCCCTTTTCGCGCAATGCGCCGCCAGAAGCAGGGGATCTAGAGTTCTGTGTCGAACAAGTGCCAAAAGCACTGGCTTATATCAGAGAATGCGAAGCACAACATAAAACAGTGCTTATCCATTGCCGCTCTGGTAAAGATAGAACAGGCCTCATTATGGCTTACTATTTAATGGATAACGGTGCAGCGCCATTGCATGCAGTGAGTCAGATAAGAGCCATACGCGACATTGCTTTTAGCGCTGATGGCTGGGATCAATTTGCATTTGATGTGCTTTATGCGTTACAAGAATAGATACTAGTTAACGACTGAAGTTATTTAATGAAAGCAATCGGATTGCTTAAAAGCTTATCAATCAAATCAATGTTTATCTGGGCAGCCATAATATTACAGGTTGGCTGCCAGACTTCTCCTCAATACCCCGATAAAACATCTACATTCAAGCTTGCGACACAAACTCAATCGGTACTTTCCCAATATGTGGCAGCCGATCTTCAAGCTAATCCCGATTTAACGGGAGTAGTGCCATTAATCGACGGTGTAGATGCTTTCATCGCAAGGCTGGCATTGGTTAATGCTGCGACGACAAGTATTGATCTGCAATACTATATTTATCGCGCTGATGAGTCCGGTAGGTTGCTGTTATGGCACCTAATGGATGCCGCTGAACGCGGAGTTAGAGTGAGAATACTGCTCGATGATATGGCGACTAAGGATGCTGACAACACGCTACTGTTATTAGCAATGCACAACAATATTGATGTTCGGTTATACAATCCCTCATTTGAACGTCACTTTAGAAATCTCGCTTTTATCAGTAGCTTTTCTCGTTTAAACCATCGAATGCATAATAAGTCGCTAACTGTTGATAACAGCATTACCGTAGTGGGTGGCCGCAATATTGGCAATGAATATTTTTCTAACAACACGGATGTCGACTTTGGGGATTTTGACTTAATGGCCATTGGTGAGGTCGTCGATGACGTGTCGGACCAATTTGATTTGTATTGGAATGCACCTTTAACGGTTGAAATCAATGCGCTTGTTGAGGGTAAGGCGACTGAGCTGGAGTTAGCGCAAGCAATGGTCGTGGTTGATAGCGCTAAAGTGGAGTATCAAGATAATCCATACATGAAGCGTTTGTTAAGTAGCCAGTTAATACAGAAGATGGCTAATCATTCATTACCTTGGTATTGGGGACAGGCTAAACTTATTTATGATCAACCTGATAAACAAAACCATCAATTAGACTCTGACAGTATTCTGGCCAATTTAGGTGCTTTTCTATCGCAAGCTAACCAAGAAGTTCTTATTGTATCACCGTACTTCGTGCCCACTAGAGCGGGCGCTAATAACTTAATTGCAGCGGTCGAAAAGGGCATTAAGGTTACCATACTAACCAACAGCCTAGCGGCAACGGATGTGTTGGCAGTACACGCTGGGTATCGGACTTACCGGCAGCGGTTATTAGAATCTGGGGTGAGAATATTTGAAGTTAAAGCCAACCTAGAGCTGAAACGAAGCAGTAGTTGGACTGGAAGCTCAAAGAGTAGTCTGCATGCTAAAACGTTTATTATCGATAAACACTCTCTATTTGTTGGCTCTTTTAATTTTGACCCTCGCTCTGCATGGTTGAATACTGAAATGGGCCTCATTATTCGCAATCGTGAGCTGGCAAGTGAGGTGGTTAATGGCATAGGGGAAAGCTTAGCGGCAAATACTTATCGACTGTCAATTAGAGATGAAGAGATCGTCTGGCATGATGATTCGAAGCAGCGAGAAATATATACCGAACCCGATGCTGGCCTTTGGCGTAAGTTTTTAGTCGATTGCATCGCATTGCTACCCATTGAGTCACAGCTTTAATTGAGAGTTTAATATGATTGGGGTAAAGTTTACCCGAGGTAATCTGGGATCCGCCAGCAAGATGGGTTTATTAAAAGAGACGGCAGCATAATGAAAAGTAAGGCAAAGCAAGCTCAAGGGTTATTATTGTTTCAGCTGTCATATACTCAGTTGTTTGCGCTGGGAACACTAAAGGTGCGTGAGTTGGTGCCTTATAGTCCATTGAGTGTCATACCTCACTCTCATCCCACTATTTTAGGTGCCGCAACAATACGTGGCACCACTATTCCTGTTGTTGATATGGCCGCTGCAGTGGGTTATCGGCCTATATCGGAACAGGAGCGTAAAGATTGCTATATTATCATTACGGACTGCCAACGTATGGTGATCGGCTTCCTAGTGCGAGCTATCGATAAAATCATCGAATGTAACTGGCGAGATATAGAAGCGCCTCCGAATAATTTAGGCAAAAATGCTTTTTTGACGGGGGTGACACGTATCGACGATAAGTTAGTGCAATTACTAGACGTAGAGCTATTACTGTCAAAAGTCTTTCCAGCAAGCCCTGAAACAACAAGAGCGATATTGACGGATGTACAGCGAGAGCGTCTCAAGCCCTTACACATTTTGCTTGTTGATGACTCGATGGTGGCACGTAAACAGTTGTCTGACGCACTTGATAGCATCAATATCCCTTATCAGGTTACCGCCGATGGCCAACATGCTCTTTCAATTATGAAGCAAGCTGAAAAAAGTGGTCAGGCGATTGATATTCTGGTTAGCGATATTGAAATGCCTGGCCTAGATGGTTATGAATTGGCATTTGAGGTTAAGAATAATCCGGCGATTGCCGATGCCTATATTATCTTACATACGTCGTTATCGAGTGAGATCAGTGTGAGTCAGGCTCATCAAGTGGGTGCTGATGAAGCGCTCACCAAATTCGATGCGCATGAGCTTATTGACGCGATGTTACGCGGCGCTAATAAAGTACAAGTCATCGCCAATGTTTAGTAGCTTGTTAGTAAGATGCTATCTCTGAGTAATATCCAAGGCTAAATGTCTACCAAAGGTAGACAACTATGGTCACATCCGATACAAACAGTGTGGAAGGAAGATTAATTTTATTTAAGGCTTACCATTTTGCTGATAACCCTTAAATCAAATTGATACATACTAAAAATTATAATGATAGGTTAAGTAATGAATC from Shewanella sp. Choline-02u-19 encodes:
- a CDS encoding phospholipase D-like domain-containing protein, with protein sequence MKAIGLLKSLSIKSMFIWAAIILQVGCQTSPQYPDKTSTFKLATQTQSVLSQYVAADLQANPDLTGVVPLIDGVDAFIARLALVNAATTSIDLQYYIYRADESGRLLLWHLMDAAERGVRVRILLDDMATKDADNTLLLLAMHNNIDVRLYNPSFERHFRNLAFISSFSRLNHRMHNKSLTVDNSITVVGGRNIGNEYFSNNTDVDFGDFDLMAIGEVVDDVSDQFDLYWNAPLTVEINALVEGKATELELAQAMVVVDSAKVEYQDNPYMKRLLSSQLIQKMANHSLPWYWGQAKLIYDQPDKQNHQLDSDSILANLGAFLSQANQEVLIVSPYFVPTRAGANNLIAAVEKGIKVTILTNSLAATDVLAVHAGYRTYRQRLLESGVRIFEVKANLELKRSSSWTGSSKSSLHAKTFIIDKHSLFVGSFNFDPRSAWLNTEMGLIIRNRELASEVVNGIGESLAANTYRLSIRDEEIVWHDDSKQREIYTEPDAGLWRKFLVDCIALLPIESQL
- a CDS encoding phosphatase domain-containing protein produces the protein MQHLFWLVEGQIAGRSGPNKDAWNLSELKEEGIDAILSVNNGESCEDADFSSVGIEYKCIPFSRNAPPEAGDLEFCVEQVPKALAYIRECEAQHKTVLIHCRSGKDRTGLIMAYYLMDNGAAPLHAVSQIRAIRDIAFSADGWDQFAFDVLYALQE
- a CDS encoding chemotaxis protein produces the protein MKSKAKQAQGLLLFQLSYTQLFALGTLKVRELVPYSPLSVIPHSHPTILGAATIRGTTIPVVDMAAAVGYRPISEQERKDCYIIITDCQRMVIGFLVRAIDKIIECNWRDIEAPPNNLGKNAFLTGVTRIDDKLVQLLDVELLLSKVFPASPETTRAILTDVQRERLKPLHILLVDDSMVARKQLSDALDSINIPYQVTADGQHALSIMKQAEKSGQAIDILVSDIEMPGLDGYELAFEVKNNPAIADAYIILHTSLSSEISVSQAHQVGADEALTKFDAHELIDAMLRGANKVQVIANV